A window of the Neochlamydia sp. AcF84 genome harbors these coding sequences:
- a CDS encoding DTW domain-containing protein, translating to MQSFPPTVVLRHHKENLKKCSLRGLEGVEDFHFYTYPKSILPSLVGYTMLALEAPVLSLEDAGQGLFILDSTWRYAEKMLKFVERHADLPKRSLPPHFRTAYPRRQEDCIDPARGLASIEAIYVAYMLLGRDTTQVLNHYHWKEDFLKINGLEKEEGNSTMA from the coding sequence ATGCAATCCTTTCCTCCTACCGTAGTTTTACGGCATCATAAAGAAAACCTTAAAAAATGCAGCTTAAGGGGTCTAGAAGGAGTTGAAGATTTCCATTTTTATACCTATCCTAAAAGCATTTTACCTTCTCTCGTAGGGTATACCATGTTGGCGTTGGAGGCTCCGGTTTTATCTTTAGAAGATGCAGGGCAGGGCCTATTTATTTTAGATAGCACCTGGCGCTATGCAGAAAAAATGCTAAAATTTGTGGAAAGGCATGCCGATCTACCAAAAAGGAGTCTGCCTCCTCATTTTCGCACCGCCTATCCTCGGCGTCAAGAAGATTGCATAGATCCAGCACGTGGATTAGCCTCTATAGAGGCTATTTATGTTGCTTATATGCTTCTAGGGCGTGATACTACTCAAGTGTTAAACCACTATCATTGGAAGGAAGATTTTTTGAAAATCAATGGATTAGAAAAGGAAGAGGGAAATTCTACGATGGCTTAA